The Methylomonas sp. UP202 DNA window TTTTTTCCAAAAAGATATTTTCTATGAAAAAACTGAGATTGTTGTATTTGCCGGTAGAGTCAGTTGAAGGGGACCAACGAGCTAGACGAAAAATTTTCGCCGACATGCTTTCGGAAGGCCGCTTGGAAGCGCTGGAAATCTTTTCGTATCGAATTTTCGGACGTGAACACGGCTGGGATGCCATGGCGGAAAAAGTCTACGAAATTGCAAAAGATTTCGGTGCGGATGCCATCTATTGGCATGGACTCTGGACTGGACATTTAAACGAGAAAATCATGGCAAGGATCAGGGATTTGCCCAGCAAGCCGGCGATCTGTAACGAAAATGGCGATCCGTTCGGCAACTTTTGGATAGTGCCGTATCCAAAGTGTTTATTGTCTTTAATTAAATATACCGATGTTTGTTTCAACTCAGGACTGGGGCGCGTAGCGGAATATTTGAAGAGGCGTGGCGCGAGGCATGTTTATTTATTGCCGCACGGATACGATGAGGTATCATTTGGCGAGCCTATAAAAACCGAAAGGGATTATCAGAACGACTTGGTGATGATCGCCAATCAATGGACATCTCGTCGGCCCTTTGCGTCCGCGCCCGGCGCTAAAGAAAGGCCTAAGTTAATTGCTGCGCTACAAGAAGAATTCGGAGATAAATTTGCGCTGTATGGAAAAGGCTGGGACAACTTCCAGTGTGCCAGAGGGCCTATCGACTTTTTTAAACAGGTCGAGGCATATAACGCATCCAAAGTCGCAATCGGTATTCCGCAATTTAGCGACATCGAATATTACGACTCCAATCGTCCGTTCAACACCATTGCAATGGGCATACCCTATGTATCCGGTTATTCGCCGAAATTTGATGAAATCTTGAAGGACGGGGTACATTGCCATTATTTCAAAACCCCCAATCAAGCCGTCGATAAGGTTAAATGGTTGCTTAGCATGCCTGAACAGCAAAGACTGGAGATGGCGTTAAGCGCCGCCGAATATGTAAGGAAGCATCACACGCAACGTAGCAGAATGGAGATATTAATATCTGCACTAGAAAAAGTTTGGGGGTTTAAGCATGAGGGTGGGGAATTTCCAAGGCAGAATTTAAGCTTTCTTGTGCGGGAAAAATTATAAAATAAATTTTTAGGTGTAAAACTTGTCGAAGATACTTTTTGTGCATCATACAGGTGCAAATGGCGGAGCTACCATGAGTCTCTATTATCTTCTGGAGTACGTCAGAAAAGAACATGATGTCGTGGTGTATTTTATTTCGAATGGGCCTGCTGTAGAGTTTTACCGGGATGCTGGTATCAGCTGTATTGTTGATACCAGATTGGGTAAGCTCCCGCATTGCACCATAGAACATCAATCGCTAAATCCATTTTCGGCGAAGTTCTATCATGACCTTAAAATGTACGCGCGGCATTACCTAAAACTGCTTCCAACTTATTCTGCAATGCGTCAGATATTAGCCATGGAAAAGCCCGATATTGTACATTTGAATTCTACGGTTTTGGTTGCGGAAGGAATGGCAGTCAAGTCGATGAAGATACCTTTGGTTTGGCACTTGCGAGACTTTCTTGAATATGGATGTTTTCGGTTTCGCCACAGTTTTATTAGGAAGGTTATTTCAAATTGTTCTGATGTGACAATTGCATTGTGCGAATCTGAGTTAAAACGCGTCATTCCAGTAAGACACGGCGTGATAGTTCCTAATTTTGTTAATTTTGAAAAATTCGATCGTTTAAAAGTCAAGCCGGTAAATTTGCGGCGGTTGCTAGGTGTTTCTGAGTGCACCAAAATCATCGCAATATTGGGTTGGCATACGCCCGCTAAAGGTGCTATGACTCTGCTTAAAGCTTTTTCCAAAATCGCCAGTGAGTTTCCGGATGTGGTTTTGGTGCTTTTCGGAGAGGGGGCGATAGAGCCTAAATCTAGCGGAGTTAAAGCTTTTTTGCGTATTTTGACCGGTAAAAAAAGTCTGCGTATGGAATTGCAAAGTGTCATTGATAAGTACGATTTAAGTAATAGAGTTTTTTTTCCTGGGGTCATTTTTGATATCGCAGGTTACATTGCCGAAGTGGATATCGTCGCGGCACCGTTCACTGAGCCGCACTTCGCTAGACCAATTCTGGAAGCTGGTGCCATGAAGACCTTGGTGGTTGCTAGCGATATCGATGGGACTCGAGAGATGGTATTAAATGGGTCAGCAGGCTATTTGGCAAGGCCGAATGATGTAGAGCATTGGGCGGCAGTATTGTCAAGGGCGCTTTCTGATGACAATACTGCAAAGGTGTCAGCGATGTTAGAGAATACCAAGTGTACCTATAATGCCGATGTTAATGCGCAGACAACTATAGCGCAATATAGCTGGATACTGGAGCGAAATAATGACGGAACCCGAATATAAATTTAAAAAGCTAACGGCTTTTATATTTTGTTGCTATTTGGTTTGGGCGTTTTTTGGGATTGATTTGACGATCAATGGCAGCGGCGCGGAAAGATTGCCGTTGCATCGTGTTTTTTTGTTGATCACAGCGTTTGTTTTTTTATGCAATTTCCGAGTTGGGTGGGAGGTTTTTCTTCGTAATAAACTCTTGGTGGTTTTGATTGTTTATGTGCTGCTAAGTGCGCTTTGGTCCGGTGATCCTAAAGAGGTAGCGAAGATTTTTGTATTTCTAATGCTTGGGTTTTTTATATCCATAGTGATGGCAATAGCCTATCGCGATGACTTTAAAAGCCTTATTAGGCTGTTGTTTTGGCTTTCCTTCTTGATGATAGGGTCTAGTATTGTTGTTGCTTTGTTTTTTCCGAAATACGGTGTGAATGCTAGTTCATTTCAAAAGACTAGGTGGATAGGGATTACGGATCACCCCAACAGATTGGGTGAAATTGTTCTTATTGCTGTTTGGGCTAGTGTAAATCTGTTTTTTCTTACGAAATTTAAGATTGAAAAGGTGCTTTCTATATTGTTATTAATCGCATCGGCTATAACTGTAGTCAAAGCTGATAGTATGACGAGTATTGTTGCATCGCTATTCATTATTGGACATTTGGTGTATATAAAGCTAATTACTAAGAGATCAATGCCTTTCAAAATAATTTTGTTTGGACTTGCAATTTTTCTAATTGCAATTTTAACTACTTTTTACATGAGTTCCAATGAAATAGTGAACAACTCATTAGCTTCTACAGGTAGGGACTCGACATTAACAGGGCGTTCTACCCTCTGGGAGAAGGGATTGAAATCATTTGCTGAGCATCCTCTAACAGGAGAAGGTTTTGATGACCTAGAACATTTGACGCTGAAGTATCATATCCGTATGTCGCACTTGCATAATGGTTATATTGAGATTCTGGTTAAAGGTGGGTTTATTGCTGCGCTCTTGCTGGTGTTGATGTTGGTATCCAAGGTAAAAGATCAAGTTGTGATTAGCAAATATGATGAAAGCTTCTACGCTATTATAGCGACGGGTACATTTGGAGTATTGGTCCATAACTTGGCTGAGTCGTCTCTTTTAAGAGGAATGAATGGGTTGAATTTATTTTTGATGTTGATGCTGGCTTCAACGTCGGTCAAGCTTCACGATGTTAAAAAGTATCCTGTGGTGTGATAAATAATTTTGAGTTTATATTTGGATAATTTATATGGCTATATGGATATGTATTCCGGTTTTTAATCGCGTTCAGTTTACTGTAAATTGCTTGAAGTCAATATGTGCACAAGATTATAGGGATTTTCATGTTGTTGTTTGCGACCATGGCTCTACGGACGGGACTAGTTTGCTTATTAGAAGTAAGTTTCCCGATATTATCATTTTAAATGCTGATAGCAGTCTGTGGTGGACTGGCGCAATTAACCGGTGTGTTGAGTTCGTGTTAAATCAGGCAGATGATAGTGATTTTATTCTTACATTAAATAATGATACAGAACTGCCAGTTGACTATCTTGTTGAAATGACTGCGCAAGCTTCGAAATATCCACACGCTGTATTAACTTCCGTAATTCATGATATTGTTTCCGGAAATAGGGTAAGAGAAGGGTT harbors:
- a CDS encoding glycosyltransferase, with the protein product MKKLRLLYLPVESVEGDQRARRKIFADMLSEGRLEALEIFSYRIFGREHGWDAMAEKVYEIAKDFGADAIYWHGLWTGHLNEKIMARIRDLPSKPAICNENGDPFGNFWIVPYPKCLLSLIKYTDVCFNSGLGRVAEYLKRRGARHVYLLPHGYDEVSFGEPIKTERDYQNDLVMIANQWTSRRPFASAPGAKERPKLIAALQEEFGDKFALYGKGWDNFQCARGPIDFFKQVEAYNASKVAIGIPQFSDIEYYDSNRPFNTIAMGIPYVSGYSPKFDEILKDGVHCHYFKTPNQAVDKVKWLLSMPEQQRLEMALSAAEYVRKHHTQRSRMEILISALEKVWGFKHEGGEFPRQNLSFLVREKL
- a CDS encoding glycosyltransferase family 4 protein, with protein sequence MSLYYLLEYVRKEHDVVVYFISNGPAVEFYRDAGISCIVDTRLGKLPHCTIEHQSLNPFSAKFYHDLKMYARHYLKLLPTYSAMRQILAMEKPDIVHLNSTVLVAEGMAVKSMKIPLVWHLRDFLEYGCFRFRHSFIRKVISNCSDVTIALCESELKRVIPVRHGVIVPNFVNFEKFDRLKVKPVNLRRLLGVSECTKIIAILGWHTPAKGAMTLLKAFSKIASEFPDVVLVLFGEGAIEPKSSGVKAFLRILTGKKSLRMELQSVIDKYDLSNRVFFPGVIFDIAGYIAEVDIVAAPFTEPHFARPILEAGAMKTLVVASDIDGTREMVLNGSAGYLARPNDVEHWAAVLSRALSDDNTAKVSAMLENTKCTYNADVNAQTTIAQYSWILERNNDGTRI
- a CDS encoding O-antigen ligase family protein — encoded protein: MTEPEYKFKKLTAFIFCCYLVWAFFGIDLTINGSGAERLPLHRVFLLITAFVFLCNFRVGWEVFLRNKLLVVLIVYVLLSALWSGDPKEVAKIFVFLMLGFFISIVMAIAYRDDFKSLIRLLFWLSFLMIGSSIVVALFFPKYGVNASSFQKTRWIGITDHPNRLGEIVLIAVWASVNLFFLTKFKIEKVLSILLLIASAITVVKADSMTSIVASLFIIGHLVYIKLITKRSMPFKIILFGLAIFLIAILTTFYMSSNEIVNNSLASTGRDSTLTGRSTLWEKGLKSFAEHPLTGEGFDDLEHLTLKYHIRMSHLHNGYIEILVKGGFIAALLLVLMLVSKVKDQVVISKYDESFYAIIATGTFGVLVHNLAESSLLRGMNGLNLFLMLMLASTSVKLHDVKKYPVV